The following are encoded in a window of Paramormyrops kingsleyae isolate MSU_618 chromosome 12, PKINGS_0.4, whole genome shotgun sequence genomic DNA:
- the tspan5a gene encoding tetraspanin-5a isoform X1, protein MSGKHLKGHEVSCCIKYSIFGFNIIFWLLGVAFLGIGLWAWSEKGVLSNLSSITDLGGFDPVWLFLVVGGVMFILGFAGCIGALRENTFLLKFFSVFLGIIFFLELTAGILAFVFKDWIKDQLNFFINNNIRAYRDDIDLQNMIDFTQDYWECCGAFGADDWNLNIYFNCTESNPSREKCGVPFSCCTKDPAEDVINTQCGYDVRAKDDEEQKAFIHVKGCVPQFEKWLQDNLTVVAGIFIGIALLQIFGICLAQNLVSDIEAVRATCLFT, encoded by the exons ATGTCAGGAAAGCATTTGAAAGGACATGAGGTCAGTTGCTGCATCAAATATTCCATATTCGGATTCAATATAATATTTTGG TTGCTGGGTGTGGCCTTCTTGGGGATCGGCTTGTGGGCATGGAGCGAGAAG GGTGTGCTCTCCAACCTCTCCTCCATCACAGACCTGGGGGGCTTCGACCCAGTCTGGCTCTTCCTCGTGGTTGGGGGGGTTATGTTCATCCTGGGCTTCGCTGGTTGCATCGGTGCACTGAGGGAGAACACCTTTCTACTTAAGTTT TTCTCCGTGTTTCTGGGGATTATCTTCTTCCTGGAGCTTACAGCTGGAATCCTGGCCTTCGTTTTCAAGGACTGGATCAAGGACCAGCTCAACTTCTTCATCAACAACAACATCCGAGCATACCGAGATGACATCGACCTGCAGAACATGATCGACTTCACCCAGGACTAT TGGGAGTGCTGCGGCGCATTTGGAGCTGACGACTGGAACCTCAACATCTACTTCAACTGCACGGAGTCGAATCCCAGCCGGGAAAAGTGTGGGGTCCCCTTCTCGTGCTGCACCAAGGATCCAGCG GAGGATGTGATCAACACGCAGTGTGGTTATGATGTGCGAGCCAAAGAT GACGAAGAGCAGAAGGCTTTCATCCATGTTAAGGGCTGCGTTCCGCAGTTTGAGAAATGGCTTCAGGACAACCTGACCGTGGTGGCGGGAATCTTCATCGGCATCGCCCTGCTGCAG ATTTTCGGGATCTGTTTGGCGCAGAACCTAGTGAGCGACATCGAAGCTGTCAGGGCAACGTG TCTCTTCACCTGA
- the tspan5a gene encoding tetraspanin-5a isoform X2, with amino-acid sequence MSGKHLKGHEVSCCIKYSIFGFNIIFWLLGVAFLGIGLWAWSEKGVLSNLSSITDLGGFDPVWLFLVVGGVMFILGFAGCIGALRENTFLLKFFSVFLGIIFFLELTAGILAFVFKDWIKDQLNFFINNNIRAYRDDIDLQNMIDFTQDYWECCGAFGADDWNLNIYFNCTESNPSREKCGVPFSCCTKDPAEDVINTQCGYDVRAKDDEEQKAFIHVKGCVPQFEKWLQDNLTVVAGIFIGIALLQIFGICLAQNLVSDIEAVRATWVPSSLSMRRPLPPLSLPSRKASMYS; translated from the exons ATGTCAGGAAAGCATTTGAAAGGACATGAGGTCAGTTGCTGCATCAAATATTCCATATTCGGATTCAATATAATATTTTGG TTGCTGGGTGTGGCCTTCTTGGGGATCGGCTTGTGGGCATGGAGCGAGAAG GGTGTGCTCTCCAACCTCTCCTCCATCACAGACCTGGGGGGCTTCGACCCAGTCTGGCTCTTCCTCGTGGTTGGGGGGGTTATGTTCATCCTGGGCTTCGCTGGTTGCATCGGTGCACTGAGGGAGAACACCTTTCTACTTAAGTTT TTCTCCGTGTTTCTGGGGATTATCTTCTTCCTGGAGCTTACAGCTGGAATCCTGGCCTTCGTTTTCAAGGACTGGATCAAGGACCAGCTCAACTTCTTCATCAACAACAACATCCGAGCATACCGAGATGACATCGACCTGCAGAACATGATCGACTTCACCCAGGACTAT TGGGAGTGCTGCGGCGCATTTGGAGCTGACGACTGGAACCTCAACATCTACTTCAACTGCACGGAGTCGAATCCCAGCCGGGAAAAGTGTGGGGTCCCCTTCTCGTGCTGCACCAAGGATCCAGCG GAGGATGTGATCAACACGCAGTGTGGTTATGATGTGCGAGCCAAAGAT GACGAAGAGCAGAAGGCTTTCATCCATGTTAAGGGCTGCGTTCCGCAGTTTGAGAAATGGCTTCAGGACAACCTGACCGTGGTGGCGGGAATCTTCATCGGCATCGCCCTGCTGCAG ATTTTCGGGATCTGTTTGGCGCAGAACCTAGTGAGCGACATCGAAGCTGTCAGGGCAACGTG GGTGCCCTCCTCCCTCTCCATGCGCCGGCCCCTACCGCCATTGTCGCTCCCCAGCAGGAAAGCCAGCATGTACTCGtga